One genomic segment of Rubripirellula amarantea includes these proteins:
- a CDS encoding sugar O-acetyltransferase, whose protein sequence is MRDVCRKLFGSGGDTVWLEPPFRCDYGTNIYLDEKVYFNFDCVILDVCEVRIGNHVFIAPGVHIYTATHPLEAELRRTQEFGKPVTVGNDVWIGGKAVICPGVTIGDCSVIGAGSVVTKDVPPEVVVAGNPAKVIRRLD, encoded by the coding sequence ATGAGAGATGTTTGCCGCAAACTGTTCGGCAGTGGCGGAGATACGGTTTGGCTCGAACCACCTTTTCGCTGCGATTACGGGACCAACATCTATCTTGATGAGAAGGTCTACTTCAACTTCGATTGCGTCATCCTGGACGTTTGCGAAGTCCGGATCGGGAACCATGTTTTCATTGCTCCTGGCGTTCACATCTACACGGCAACACATCCGCTCGAAGCCGAACTGCGTCGAACTCAAGAGTTCGGTAAGCCCGTCACGGTCGGCAACGATGTATGGATCGGAGGCAAGGCGGTCATCTGCCCTGGCGTGACGATCGGAGATTGCAGCGTCATCGGTGCCGGCAGCGTGGTTACGAAAGATGTGCCGCCCGAAGTCGTCGTTGCGGGCAATCCGGCCAAGGTGATTCGTAGGCTTGATTGA
- a CDS encoding SEC-C metal-binding domain-containing protein, which translates to MSKRRKGYPSETKVKRGVRIIQGKQLEEKLGRNDLCPCGSGQRFKRCCLRSGRL; encoded by the coding sequence ATGAGCAAACGTCGTAAAGGCTACCCGTCAGAAACGAAAGTCAAACGCGGAGTCCGAATCATCCAAGGCAAGCAACTCGAGGAGAAACTCGGCCGAAACGACCTGTGCCCATGCGGCAGCGGTCAGCGGTTCAAACGTTGTTGCCTACGATCGGGGCGTCTGTGA
- a CDS encoding CIA30 family protein encodes MKPLFRFAAVLLFAVLTVPAAEAQTMTSLFDFAQSADTQSSDAAKWQIVNDGVMGGRSSSQASIVKLDTGEDAMRFAGNLSLENNGGFASVRSRPSGSLGLDPGETIVLRVKGDGRRYTFNLYTPDRRTAFSYQMEFATTAGQWTEVKLPIDQFVAHSFGRRIPGMKLTPSQVQSIGILLGDKKPGPFEILIDSIMVQ; translated from the coding sequence ATGAAACCGCTCTTTCGATTTGCCGCCGTTCTCTTGTTCGCTGTCCTCACGGTACCGGCCGCGGAAGCACAAACGATGACCAGCCTGTTCGACTTTGCCCAATCTGCTGACACACAGTCCAGTGACGCGGCCAAGTGGCAGATCGTCAACGACGGAGTCATGGGCGGGCGATCAAGCAGCCAAGCGTCGATTGTCAAATTGGACACGGGTGAAGACGCGATGCGGTTCGCCGGCAACCTGTCGCTTGAAAACAACGGCGGGTTCGCGTCAGTACGCTCGCGGCCCAGCGGTTCACTCGGTCTCGATCCCGGCGAGACGATCGTGTTGCGAGTCAAAGGCGACGGACGTCGCTACACGTTCAATCTCTACACGCCCGATCGCCGGACGGCATTCTCCTACCAGATGGAATTCGCCACGACCGCCGGCCAGTGGACGGAAGTCAAACTGCCGATCGACCAGTTCGTCGCTCACTCCTTCGGCCGCCGCATACCCGGCATGAAGCTGACGCCCAGCCAAGTGCAATCCATCGGTATTTTGCTCGGCGACAAGAAACCGGGACCGTTCGAGATCTTGATCGACTCGATCATGGTTCAGTGA
- a CDS encoding cysteine desulfurase family protein → MKPEIYLDNNATTHPSDEVREALSTAINQDFGNASSEHRSGEKTRRAIMQARDSVALLLGAKSESIVFGSGVTELNYWVLTNALRGHQSPHLVTSQVEHSCVIETANILEAEGIRVTRMPVGRDGRLDIDSLTAAVADGGTFVSVQWANNETGVIQPIREIAAICRRFKVPFHCDAAQATGRLRVNFSGTGIDYLTASAHKMHGPTGIGALCVKEPRTLQPLFRGGNQETGLRPGTENTLGIIGFGRAASEREGSFDAAVEVITKLRDQFESLVLSAIPQIEINGSTEDRLCNSTNMMFPGLDGAAIVALLDREGIRCSQSSACTSNRPEPSYVLRAMGLSEDEAFASVRFSFSNQNTMVEVETAAAKLVSIVARLSGFQSPPSQSDYLQGAAKHEV, encoded by the coding sequence ATGAAACCTGAGATTTACCTCGACAACAACGCCACAACACATCCCTCGGATGAGGTACGTGAAGCGTTGTCGACGGCAATCAATCAGGATTTCGGCAATGCATCCAGCGAACACCGTTCCGGCGAGAAGACTCGACGGGCGATTATGCAGGCTCGGGACTCGGTGGCGTTGTTGTTGGGGGCCAAGTCCGAAAGCATTGTCTTTGGCAGCGGTGTAACGGAGCTGAATTATTGGGTATTGACTAACGCCCTTCGTGGTCATCAATCGCCGCATTTAGTGACCAGCCAGGTCGAACACTCCTGCGTGATCGAAACCGCAAACATTCTAGAGGCGGAAGGGATTCGGGTGACGCGAATGCCTGTTGGTCGTGATGGTCGCCTTGATATTGACTCACTTACTGCCGCGGTTGCCGATGGTGGGACATTCGTCTCGGTTCAATGGGCAAACAACGAAACCGGTGTGATCCAACCGATTCGCGAGATCGCTGCTATCTGTCGGCGGTTTAAAGTGCCCTTTCATTGCGACGCAGCTCAAGCTACGGGCCGACTGCGCGTTAACTTCTCGGGGACCGGTATCGACTACTTGACCGCATCAGCTCACAAAATGCATGGACCGACCGGCATTGGCGCTTTGTGCGTTAAAGAGCCGCGAACGCTTCAACCATTGTTTCGTGGAGGCAATCAAGAGACTGGACTTCGTCCAGGTACCGAAAACACGCTAGGCATTATTGGGTTCGGTCGAGCCGCAAGTGAAAGGGAAGGATCATTTGACGCAGCGGTTGAGGTCATCACTAAATTGCGAGATCAATTTGAGTCTTTAGTTCTTTCCGCGATTCCGCAGATTGAAATCAACGGCAGTACGGAAGATCGGCTCTGCAATTCGACAAACATGATGTTTCCAGGACTCGACGGCGCGGCCATAGTCGCGTTGCTCGATCGCGAGGGGATTCGCTGTTCACAAAGCTCAGCTTGCACAAGCAATCGCCCTGAGCCGTCATATGTTCTTCGCGCGATGGGTTTAAGCGAGGATGAGGCGTTCGCGAGTGTGCGGTTCAGTTTTTCAAATCAAAACACAATGGTGGAAGTCGAAACCGCTGCGGCGAAGTTGGTTTCGATAGTCGCCCGTCTCTCGGGCTTTCAATCGCCGCCGTCGCAGTCGGATTATTTGCAAGGAGCAGCCAAGCATGAAGTTTAG
- a CDS encoding ATP-binding protein: MNTTIKAIPMVLAGQALNSLRDSGYDLATALGEPVDNSLEANANLVQIRLDQSTNDRGKKHIHQIVIADDGDGMNEDTLWHYLQLGYSSRYMSKKTIGKYGVGAKLAALNFARRIDVWSRTADGPWRHVYFDLDEVRQGEQGGEVPGIAQPEEMEVPAELKLKLPSSSGTIVVWSKVDRLEDGRRAPDANELRLEVEKELSRIFRYFLHGGRRITVNETDLVLFDPLMSMDQSWADQVLSDHYSNAKATKGAKKKPREEHFGSKLIWEEPVKIEGHEALVRITLYPREVLRKRGTGGDKLAKKLRLPENEGKISFVRLDREVSYTNVPRIFGRAVQEPDRFIGIEVSFTPELDDYFGIRNVKRGVEPHGELRERIRTIIKKYVTTARKEIDEVWGAAARDTLSTQGEHASILDAAKNAGRTLPSGRAKGPESQEEKDQLLDDLARDVVGSDVDKEKERLEYIERLKELPFVVESVDFPGTQFVDIQHVAGKVLIRLNTRHRFYREMWAPVREIASLDAGSVSGADAVKAARRTIEALTLMMIAFGKAESMHEDPQEQYGELRSYWGQFLSSLMGKVKDIV; this comes from the coding sequence ATGAACACAACAATCAAAGCCATTCCAATGGTCCTTGCCGGCCAGGCCCTAAATTCACTTCGCGATTCAGGTTATGACCTTGCGACAGCTTTAGGCGAACCGGTCGACAACAGTCTCGAAGCGAATGCAAATCTCGTCCAAATTCGACTCGATCAATCAACCAACGATCGAGGCAAGAAGCACATTCATCAGATTGTCATTGCCGATGACGGTGATGGAATGAACGAAGATACCCTGTGGCACTATTTGCAACTGGGATATTCCTCGCGATACATGAGCAAGAAGACTATCGGTAAGTACGGCGTAGGTGCAAAACTTGCTGCGCTGAACTTCGCACGACGAATCGACGTGTGGAGTCGAACGGCCGATGGTCCATGGCGGCATGTCTACTTTGACCTCGATGAAGTGCGGCAGGGTGAACAAGGTGGCGAAGTACCAGGGATCGCCCAGCCGGAAGAGATGGAGGTACCCGCTGAACTAAAACTGAAGCTACCTTCGTCAAGCGGTACGATTGTCGTTTGGTCCAAGGTGGACCGCTTGGAGGATGGGCGGCGAGCACCTGACGCCAACGAGCTTCGGCTCGAAGTCGAAAAGGAACTGTCGCGAATTTTTCGGTACTTTCTTCACGGAGGGCGAAGGATCACGGTTAACGAGACTGACCTAGTTCTCTTTGACCCTTTAATGTCGATGGATCAGAGTTGGGCAGACCAGGTATTGAGTGATCATTACAGCAACGCAAAAGCGACCAAAGGTGCGAAGAAGAAACCACGGGAGGAGCACTTCGGCTCAAAATTGATTTGGGAAGAGCCAGTGAAAATTGAGGGGCACGAAGCCTTGGTTCGCATCACGTTGTACCCTCGCGAAGTTCTGCGAAAACGCGGGACCGGCGGTGATAAGCTCGCAAAAAAGCTTCGTCTTCCCGAGAACGAAGGCAAAATCTCATTTGTTCGACTTGATCGGGAGGTTTCATACACGAATGTTCCCCGGATTTTTGGGCGGGCCGTCCAGGAGCCTGATCGCTTTATAGGAATCGAGGTTTCGTTCACGCCGGAATTGGATGACTACTTTGGAATTCGCAACGTCAAACGCGGTGTTGAGCCACACGGCGAACTTCGCGAAAGAATCCGAACGATCATAAAAAAATATGTCACGACCGCTCGGAAAGAGATTGACGAAGTCTGGGGTGCAGCTGCAAGGGATACGCTAAGCACGCAGGGTGAACATGCCAGCATCCTTGATGCCGCGAAGAATGCCGGTCGAACACTTCCTAGTGGGCGAGCGAAAGGCCCGGAAAGCCAAGAAGAAAAAGACCAACTATTGGACGATCTCGCACGAGATGTGGTGGGGTCCGACGTCGATAAAGAAAAGGAACGACTTGAGTACATTGAACGCTTGAAGGAACTCCCTTTCGTGGTTGAGTCGGTGGATTTTCCTGGCACGCAGTTCGTCGATATCCAACACGTTGCTGGCAAGGTTCTGATTCGCCTGAATACCAGGCATCGTTTCTACCGAGAAATGTGGGCACCAGTTCGAGAGATTGCATCTCTTGATGCCGGGAGCGTCTCAGGTGCCGATGCCGTGAAGGCAGCGCGTCGCACAATCGAAGCGTTGACATTGATGATGATTGCATTCGGTAAGGCCGAATCAATGCATGAGGATCCGCAGGAGCAATATGGTGAACTGAGAAGCTACTGGGGGCAGTTCTTGAGTTCCTTGATGGGCAAGGTGAAGGACATCGTTTAG
- a CDS encoding GNAT family N-acetyltransferase: protein MTQAEVEIRKATEQDRDSILVVHTNAFGEAEGTVIAKLVDEMLNDASGEPMLSLVGETDGELVGHLLFTSAKLEPDHGQVSARILAPLAIVQNRQRRGIGGRLIETGLRLLEESGVDLVFVLGYPDYYSRFGFKPAGVQGLQATYPIPPQNADAWMVTELKPGTIENCKGTVRCSKALDHPKYWLE from the coding sequence ATGACGCAAGCCGAAGTGGAGATTCGCAAGGCCACGGAACAGGATCGCGATTCGATTCTTGTGGTCCACACGAATGCCTTTGGCGAGGCCGAAGGTACGGTGATCGCCAAGCTCGTCGATGAGATGCTCAATGACGCTTCCGGCGAGCCAATGCTATCTCTTGTCGGTGAAACGGACGGCGAACTCGTCGGGCACCTACTCTTTACGTCCGCGAAACTCGAACCGGACCATGGCCAAGTCAGTGCAAGGATTCTCGCACCGCTGGCGATTGTGCAAAATCGACAACGTCGGGGGATTGGCGGTCGTTTGATCGAAACGGGGTTACGCCTGTTGGAGGAATCCGGCGTCGACCTCGTCTTCGTTCTGGGCTATCCCGACTACTACTCGCGATTCGGGTTCAAGCCCGCAGGTGTTCAGGGTCTTCAGGCAACCTACCCAATCCCACCGCAAAATGCAGACGCTTGGATGGTGACGGAATTGAAGCCAGGAACGATCGAGAATTGCAAGGGAACCGTTCGCTGCTCAAAAGCCTTGGACCATCCGAAATACTGGCTTGAGTGA
- a CDS encoding DUF1801 domain-containing protein, translating into MTDAEKTNLMDLLDSLVMAAVPKATKVPKYGGTLYTLKPEEKEGQFCGVFPYKAHVQLSFAQGSSLDDPDGLLEGGGKFRRHLTYKSLDDVDAKIVKRFCKAAIKL; encoded by the coding sequence ATGACCGACGCAGAGAAGACCAACCTGATGGATTTGCTCGATTCGCTGGTGATGGCGGCGGTACCGAAAGCGACGAAGGTCCCCAAGTACGGAGGGACGCTTTACACGCTGAAACCAGAGGAGAAGGAAGGGCAGTTTTGCGGCGTGTTTCCCTACAAAGCACACGTTCAATTATCGTTCGCGCAAGGTTCGTCCCTCGACGATCCTGATGGTTTGCTCGAAGGTGGCGGCAAGTTTCGGCGGCACCTGACGTACAAAAGCCTCGATGATGTCGATGCAAAGATCGTGAAGCGATTTTGCAAAGCCGCCATCAAGCTGTGA
- a CDS encoding MarR family winged helix-turn-helix transcriptional regulator, with protein MQFDSESSPGFAIGRVAYLIRSGMAAVLKSAGWPFSPEETQTLITLLDADQPLSMNELASLMIRDPTTVKRQLDRLVEQKFVERSVSSEDARIVMVGLTRRGEQKLQTVLPLLDDLRKTTLKGISKSELEATQNVLQKMQKNLIKHISKE; from the coding sequence ATGCAGTTTGACTCGGAATCCTCGCCTGGATTCGCGATCGGGCGTGTCGCCTATCTGATCCGTTCGGGAATGGCTGCGGTGCTGAAGAGCGCGGGTTGGCCGTTTTCGCCGGAGGAAACGCAAACATTGATCACTTTGCTGGATGCCGACCAGCCGCTGAGCATGAACGAGCTGGCGTCACTGATGATTCGTGATCCAACGACTGTGAAACGCCAGTTGGATCGGCTCGTCGAACAGAAGTTTGTCGAGCGAAGCGTATCGAGTGAAGACGCTCGCATCGTGATGGTCGGATTGACTCGCCGCGGCGAGCAGAAACTTCAAACCGTCCTGCCGCTGTTAGACGACTTGCGAAAAACCACGCTTAAAGGCATCTCGAAGTCGGAACTGGAAGCAACGCAAAACGTTCTGCAAAAGATGCAGAAGAACTTAATCAAACACATTTCAAAGGAATAG
- a CDS encoding DUF1569 domain-containing protein: MEQLRELHFDDLNAAAREARSLLQSGYNQNGNWSLGEICRHLTLVQDPSVDGYPKWMSFFAFLRPVMRRILLPKVLGGDSPRGIRTASMFVPPAELDDAREVEAFAASVSRFYAHVGDYAPHPAFGRLPRERIEQIHSAHAAHHLRFLAPRD; encoded by the coding sequence ATGGAACAACTGCGGGAACTACACTTCGACGATCTGAACGCGGCGGCCCGAGAGGCACGATCGCTACTGCAGAGCGGATACAACCAGAATGGCAATTGGTCGCTGGGGGAAATCTGCCGTCACCTAACGCTCGTGCAAGATCCGAGCGTCGATGGCTATCCGAAGTGGATGTCATTCTTCGCGTTCTTGCGTCCTGTGATGCGACGGATCCTCTTGCCGAAAGTTCTCGGCGGCGATTCACCTCGTGGAATTCGCACAGCGTCGATGTTCGTTCCGCCGGCGGAGCTGGACGACGCTCGTGAGGTTGAAGCTTTTGCTGCGAGCGTGTCTCGGTTCTACGCTCACGTTGGTGACTATGCTCCGCATCCAGCGTTTGGGCGACTGCCACGTGAGCGAATTGAGCAAATTCATTCTGCCCATGCCGCTCATCACTTGCGTTTCCTTGCACCCCGCGATTGA
- a CDS encoding alkyl/aryl-sulfatase, with protein MNKIIFSLCLVLSGVSVGVAQEATNATQRLRNQGVQFQEQVVKVADKVHVAVGFSPANVSMIEGDDGLIIIDTGMSIDDGTRIMEEFRKLSDKPVKAIIFTHAHGDHTGGAAAFLGDERPQIWAHENFGSEAGPWKAGGLTFQNVRGARQAGFKLPPEQRINNGVAPARYPKRGGAVFSSGRETVPTHFLKGDRKSINVGGVEIELVAAPGETNDELFVWYPAGKVVFAGDNFYRSFPNLYAIRGTPNRSTRLWAESLGKMADTDAVALVGGHTNPIHGAVQVKQVLIDYRDAVQFIHDKTVEGINKGLTPDELVEYVRLPEELAGKEYLQPFYGHPDWGVRTTFNYYLGWFDGNPSNLFPLPPQAEAERVAKLAGGTEKLLESAREALAADDNQWAAQLADHLLSIDADDTNAKQIKADALTKLASNMVNATARNYYLTVARELRE; from the coding sequence ATGAACAAAATCATCTTCTCTCTCTGCCTTGTGCTATCCGGGGTCAGCGTCGGCGTTGCTCAGGAAGCGACAAACGCAACCCAGCGGCTGCGAAACCAGGGCGTCCAGTTCCAAGAACAAGTCGTCAAAGTCGCTGACAAAGTCCACGTCGCCGTCGGCTTCAGCCCCGCGAATGTTTCTATGATCGAAGGCGATGATGGACTGATCATCATCGACACGGGCATGTCGATTGATGATGGCACTCGCATCATGGAAGAATTCCGTAAGCTTAGTGACAAGCCGGTCAAGGCGATCATTTTCACCCACGCCCACGGCGATCACACTGGCGGCGCGGCGGCGTTTCTCGGTGACGAGCGACCGCAGATTTGGGCGCACGAGAATTTTGGTAGCGAAGCCGGTCCGTGGAAAGCCGGGGGGCTGACGTTTCAAAACGTTCGCGGTGCGAGGCAAGCCGGATTCAAGCTGCCGCCCGAGCAGCGGATCAACAACGGCGTTGCACCGGCCCGATACCCCAAACGCGGTGGAGCCGTCTTTTCATCTGGCAGAGAAACGGTGCCGACCCATTTTCTGAAGGGCGACCGCAAATCAATCAACGTAGGCGGAGTGGAAATCGAACTCGTTGCCGCACCGGGCGAGACCAACGATGAATTATTCGTCTGGTATCCGGCAGGCAAAGTCGTGTTCGCTGGCGATAACTTCTACCGATCATTTCCTAACTTGTACGCAATTCGTGGAACTCCCAATCGTAGCACTCGCCTGTGGGCCGAAAGCCTCGGCAAGATGGCCGACACAGATGCGGTTGCCTTGGTTGGCGGTCACACCAATCCGATTCACGGAGCAGTCCAAGTCAAGCAAGTTCTGATCGATTACCGCGACGCGGTACAATTCATCCACGACAAAACAGTTGAAGGGATCAACAAAGGACTGACGCCGGACGAGTTAGTTGAGTACGTGCGGCTTCCTGAGGAACTCGCAGGCAAAGAATACTTGCAACCGTTCTACGGACATCCGGACTGGGGCGTCCGAACGACCTTCAACTACTACCTCGGCTGGTTCGACGGAAATCCGTCCAACTTGTTTCCGCTGCCGCCCCAGGCAGAAGCCGAGCGGGTCGCAAAGCTGGCAGGCGGAACGGAAAAGCTATTGGAATCCGCCCGCGAAGCGCTGGCCGCTGACGACAATCAATGGGCCGCGCAGCTCGCTGATCACTTGCTTTCGATCGACGCTGACGACACAAACGCAAAGCAAATCAAAGCTGACGCCTTAACAAAACTTGCCAGCAACATGGTCAACGCAACCGCTCGCAACTACTACCTCACCGTCGCCCGCGAGCTACGAGAATGA
- a CDS encoding maltose acetyltransferase domain-containing protein, with protein sequence MSEKQKMLAGEPYDPADPELTADRLHARTLIHTLNHAEPRRTGRRRTHERCLPQTVRQWRRYGLARTTFSLRLRDQHLS encoded by the coding sequence ATGAGCGAGAAGCAAAAGATGCTCGCCGGCGAACCTTACGACCCGGCTGATCCAGAACTGACGGCCGATCGCCTGCACGCGCGGACGCTAATCCACACGCTGAACCACGCTGAACCACGCCGAACCGGGCGACGCCGAACGCATGAGAGATGTTTGCCGCAAACTGTTCGGCAGTGGCGGAGATACGGTTTGGCTCGAACCACCTTTTCGCTGCGATTACGGGACCAACATCTATCTTGA
- a CDS encoding TROVE domain-containing protein, with translation MANKSLFQSITSVLPRATVVNEAGGPAYKMSAKHALAQMAATGTFGNVYYASAQNQLDAMRKLIDEIHDNEFLAKLAVYSRERAYMKDMPAALLVVLSTRDTKLMHQVFDRVADNGRVLRTVFQMTRSGQFGRKGLSSSLQRAFQRWLNDASVGKLLSASIGNDPSLRDILRMARPTPKDDARRALFGWLTDKPVEKWAPATADHLPSTVQSLVAYRAADTAEAQTLIAGDLQVRWDLLADAAKGPLVWKAIARQMGPQALRMNLNTLLRHDAFKKPGILGFAGTDNAMIDYVAGQLADRDAIARSRQFPYQFLAAYMNASDEVPAQIKTALHDAAEIACGNVPTLPGPVIIGLDTSGSMGCPVTGNRGRGGMSKMRCVDVAALFAAAILRRNPDSVVIPFDTQAYKVKVDPSDSILSLSARLSKYGGGGTDCSLPFVEANTRYAKQAFAGIVLVSDNESWITSGRRYGYGQNGSTGVMTQWEKFKKTQRGHGIVDPKLVCIDIQPYGTSQAPERDDILNIGGFGDAVFNVVSSFLENDASRFVREVEAVEL, from the coding sequence ATGGCCAACAAGTCTCTATTCCAAAGCATCACCAGCGTCCTGCCACGAGCGACTGTCGTCAACGAAGCAGGCGGCCCAGCGTACAAGATGTCAGCGAAGCACGCGCTTGCCCAAATGGCGGCGACCGGCACGTTCGGCAACGTCTACTACGCGTCCGCACAAAACCAACTTGACGCAATGCGAAAGCTGATCGACGAGATCCACGACAACGAGTTCCTGGCAAAGCTGGCCGTCTACTCACGTGAGCGTGCTTACATGAAGGACATGCCTGCGGCGCTGCTGGTCGTACTGTCGACGCGAGACACCAAGCTGATGCACCAAGTCTTCGACCGAGTCGCCGACAACGGCCGCGTTCTGCGCACCGTTTTCCAAATGACTCGTTCAGGACAGTTCGGTCGCAAGGGCCTGTCGTCATCGCTGCAGCGTGCGTTCCAACGATGGCTGAACGACGCGTCTGTTGGCAAGTTGCTCTCAGCTTCGATCGGAAACGATCCAAGCCTGCGAGACATCTTGCGAATGGCACGTCCAACGCCAAAGGATGACGCGCGTCGAGCGTTGTTCGGATGGTTGACCGACAAGCCAGTCGAGAAGTGGGCACCAGCTACGGCTGACCACCTGCCATCGACGGTGCAGTCGTTGGTCGCTTACCGAGCAGCCGACACGGCCGAAGCCCAAACGTTGATCGCCGGCGACCTGCAAGTTCGATGGGACTTGCTGGCCGACGCAGCCAAGGGACCGTTGGTTTGGAAGGCGATTGCCCGACAAATGGGACCGCAAGCACTGCGAATGAACCTCAACACGCTTTTGCGTCACGACGCATTCAAGAAGCCTGGAATCCTCGGATTCGCAGGAACCGACAACGCGATGATCGACTACGTGGCCGGCCAACTGGCTGACCGCGACGCGATCGCTCGCAGCCGTCAGTTCCCGTACCAGTTCCTGGCGGCTTACATGAACGCATCGGACGAGGTTCCAGCCCAAATCAAGACGGCGTTGCATGACGCTGCCGAGATTGCGTGCGGAAACGTGCCAACGCTGCCTGGACCAGTCATCATCGGACTCGATACGTCAGGTTCGATGGGCTGCCCAGTCACGGGAAACCGTGGTCGCGGTGGAATGTCGAAGATGCGATGCGTCGATGTTGCGGCACTGTTCGCAGCAGCGATCCTGCGTCGTAACCCAGACAGCGTCGTGATTCCATTCGATACTCAAGCTTACAAGGTCAAGGTCGATCCAAGTGATTCAATCTTGTCACTGTCAGCACGCTTGTCGAAGTACGGAGGCGGCGGAACGGACTGCTCGTTGCCATTCGTCGAAGCCAACACACGTTACGCGAAGCAAGCCTTCGCCGGCATCGTGCTGGTCAGCGACAACGAAAGCTGGATCACCTCGGGACGACGTTACGGCTACGGCCAAAACGGTTCAACCGGAGTGATGACCCAATGGGAGAAGTTCAAGAAGACGCAGCGCGGACACGGCATTGTCGATCCAAAGCTAGTCTGCATCGACATCCAACCCTACGGAACCAGCCAGGCACCCGAGCGAGACGACATCCTGAACATCGGTGGCTTCGGTGACGCCGTGTTCAACGTCGTCTCATCGTTCCTAGAAAACGACGCATCCCGCTTCGTCCGCGAAGTCGAAGCGGTCGAACTGTAA
- a CDS encoding CoA-binding protein, protein MNSIEKFLAAKTYAVAGASNRQHKYGNKVFRALLAAGRETYPLNPVTEEIEGHKAYPKMADLPIVPESLSIITPPEVTRKVIADAIAAGVKNIWMQPGAEHEQASESAREAGINVIDDGSCILVLLARQS, encoded by the coding sequence ATGAACTCAATCGAAAAGTTTCTCGCCGCAAAAACTTATGCAGTCGCCGGCGCATCCAATCGCCAACACAAGTACGGCAACAAAGTCTTCCGCGCCCTCCTCGCCGCCGGCCGCGAGACGTATCCGCTGAACCCGGTCACGGAAGAAATTGAAGGCCACAAGGCTTATCCGAAAATGGCGGACCTTCCCATCGTCCCCGAATCACTGTCAATCATCACGCCACCAGAAGTCACCCGGAAAGTCATCGCTGACGCGATCGCTGCCGGCGTGAAGAACATTTGGATGCAGCCGGGGGCGGAACACGAGCAGGCCAGTGAATCGGCACGCGAAGCCGGCATCAACGTCATCGACGACGGCAGTTGCATTCTCGTGCTTTTGGCCCGCCAATCATGA
- a CDS encoding helix-turn-helix domain-containing protein — protein sequence MTATRSRDIGQLIKSLRGQLEISQEKLAAKLGVTFSTVNRWENGKVQPSPLAIKQIQKLLVDLGPAGQRLHDEFFGK from the coding sequence ATGACTGCAACACGATCAAGGGATATTGGGCAATTGATCAAATCACTTCGGGGCCAGCTGGAAATCAGCCAAGAGAAGCTGGCGGCGAAACTCGGGGTGACCTTCTCAACCGTGAACCGTTGGGAAAATGGCAAGGTCCAACCGTCTCCTCTTGCCATCAAGCAGATCCAAAAACTCCTCGTCGATTTGGGTCCGGCTGGGCAAAGGCTACACGACGAGTTTTTCGGAAAATGA
- a CDS encoding ACT domain-containing protein, translating into MNGEANLLTLLQNMRPELQDGEFVFCSLEPAVASELCLSPIGQFLEEEGLTLILAKDESDAKGLDFTFPCRKITLKVHSSLEAIGFLAVVTEKLAKHGISVNAISAYFHDHLFVPTEKAEHAMRVLSDVVEQSHL; encoded by the coding sequence ATGAACGGCGAAGCGAATCTGCTGACATTGCTGCAAAACATGCGGCCCGAACTGCAAGATGGCGAATTTGTGTTTTGCTCATTGGAACCGGCAGTCGCGTCCGAACTATGCCTTTCCCCCATCGGACAGTTTCTTGAAGAGGAGGGTTTGACGCTGATTCTTGCGAAGGACGAATCGGACGCGAAAGGCCTCGACTTCACTTTTCCTTGCAGGAAGATCACTCTCAAAGTGCACTCCAGCCTTGAGGCGATTGGGTTCCTTGCCGTCGTCACTGAAAAGCTGGCTAAACACGGCATCAGCGTCAATGCAATCTCAGCCTACTTCCATGATCACCTTTTTGTTCCGACGGAGAAAGCTGAACACGCGATGCGTGTGTTGAGTGACGTGGTCGAGCAATCGCATCTCTAG